One Festucalex cinctus isolate MCC-2025b chromosome 1, RoL_Fcin_1.0, whole genome shotgun sequence genomic region harbors:
- the LOC144016825 gene encoding uncharacterized protein LOC144016825, producing the protein MDPAAATENTSSRPRRDTRLPPHLMDYEVGFSAHGSQPPITSSSSSSRLRSTSRRSHSSITNSSSHSGGRHTTYSVGRYPQDGLSPIQSAILEENAKQLQLANLQRQLEEDAEAERELQRLQAQAKAAQQAQEEAIQAREAVSKRLDQNRRLQQLQADVELAKLVTSMLSTNSSTSSTYQPRPPATPAPGSFALPHSNSRPPRINPIEAATATQPLPTPTAALMSVDAAVPKRNLPQINMTQVSSSQQTSTPQTTQTQVVPHYDQLPASHRSSYHNNTAQPPLPKATQGWEQPRASSFPVQAPTPAPAPYPGLQPQLGADLLIASAFGIPKPTLPVFESGRESDFALLKMALDSLLNNHSHLSEHYKYQVLLSHLKLPSALQLAKAYMHHVSPYTEALNALQEKYGQPRQLIQSELGAILNSPALKISDANSFDSFALSVQSLVGMLRTLEGYNGIELMCGSHVDRLLSKLPPPYRDSFVEYCLNRGILQSGSDRTYTLPDLATWLQVKSQAKRISSRAAALYQSEPSKPAKTKRNFSSTIDKERSTPVLLTAKEECPHPKPAKPKPQPYCPHCDNKEHYLNSCENFKKLTPSQITQWIKDGNRCWKCGRSHPVENCNLKRPCKVCQEQHLTVLHDSIHETSNAVLVVNPASTKVYLDRPNRAQRVMLKVVKILIHHAKQTMEAYAILDDGSERTIILSQALQSLKLPGVPETLPIQTIHQNVRQLQGFTVSFEVSPLSKPNERYLISNAFSADGLCFAEHHYPIAALQQAHKHLRGIPLQAVNHVHPLILIGSDMCHLITPVQPTVHGPPDGPVAVCTRLGWCLQGPMTPVQSRHGASRCLHISTASMNTELLQHVQRLWQLDTLPYCEKAVTRSKLDQQALSLLQASTVRVDTGGASRYATPLLRRSPPVPLHAPREAALPSLRSTERRLAKDPSKAATYCAEIQKLEVAGYVAKITPEEAHKSTESWYVPHHLVHHNGKDRIVFNCSFQYKGQSLNEQLLPGPTLGPTLLGVLLRFRQHSVAISGDIRSMFHQVLLLAADKPIMRFLWRNMQRDAEPEIYEWQVLPFGTTCSPCCATYALQRHVEDSQVSQPELAEVVTQAFYVDNCLYSTPDPAHAKAVVDGLRNLLAKGGFEIRQWASNLPSVIEHLPSDARSVSSELWLSRDSANLDEHTLGLQWNCLDDTMGYRHRSPEPLQPTMRNLYKTLASQYDPLGFIIPFTTTAKVLIQDLWKQDLSWDDPIEHHQLKEQWMTWVDQLPNLPQVQLPRAYTPPSADTSTVTRQLHVFCDASERAYGSAAYLRTTDDQGKVHVAFVLARSRVAPKKCLSMPRLELSAALTGAQLVKLLETELTIPIHRVVCWSDSTTVLHWLQSESCRYKVFVGTRVAEIQTLTDSTNWRYVDSPRNPADHITRGLTLKELLGHRQWRFGPKFLSGPPDQWPTMPNTSAEPDHSELKKSSFIGAVSEIPSLQLPDPSQFPTWTELVKATVRSRHGAADAGSQIEATDFTSAERALFVQAQAESFPAEVQALKALRPFPSGSRLGSLAPEYEPETGLVRVGGRLRRATDLDVESVHPIVLDPKHSLTKLLIKDCDERLHHPGTERVLAELRRQFWILRGREAIRKHQYSCRECQFWRAKPQSPRMADLPPARLRLYKPPFYSVGVDCFGPFLVKIGRRREKRWGILFKCMTTRCLHLDLLESLDSDAFLLCLRRFVARRGRPFEVLCDNGTNFTGGSRELQEAFQAMSPQLQAQLAEQKIQFRFNPPAAPHFGGTWEREVRSIKASLRVVLKEQVIPEPVLRTLLIEVEGILNAKPLGYVSTDIADPDPITPNMLLMGRRDSSLPQAIYDSEDLLGRRRWRHSQVLADNFWSSFVRQYLPGLQDRPKWQSDSKELTVGQVVLVVDPRFPRASWPVGTITETFPAPDGRVRTAAVKVREKIYTRPVIRLIPLPRLSEEDNGDRSSLPEDGQLS; encoded by the coding sequence ATGGACCCCGCAGCAGCGACGGAGAACACATCCAGCAGGCCCCGCAGAGATACTCGTCTTCCCCCTCATCTAATGGACTATGAAGTTGGCTTTTCAGCACACGGCTCACAACCTCCAATCACTTCATCCAGCTCCAGCAGCAGACTCAGAAGTACTTCGAGGAGATCCCACAGCTCTATAACCAACTCCAGTTCACACTCAGGAGGGAGACACACAACTTACTCCGTTGGCCGCTACCCACAAGATGGACTTTCTCCCATCCAATCTGCAATTCTGGAAGAGAATGCTAAACAACTTCAACTTGCTAATCTTCAGAGACAACTAGAAGAGGATGCAGAAGCTGAGCGTGAACTCCAGCGATTACAAGCTCAAGCCAAAGCTGCTCAACAAGCACAAGAGGAAGCCATCCAAGCTAGGGAGGCTGTTAGCAAACGCCTGGACCAAAACCGCAGACTACAGCAATTACAGGCGGATGTGGAACTAGCTAAACTGGTCACCTCAATGCTCAGCACTAACAGCAGTACATCGAGCACATATCAGCCACGTCCACCAGCTACACCTGCTCCAGGCAGCTTTGCTCTTCCTCACTCCAACTCACGTCCACCTCGTATCAATCCAATCGAAGCAGCTACTGCAACTCAACCGTTGCCTACGCCGACAGCAGCGCTGATGAGTGTCGACGCGGCTGTTCCAAAACGCAATTTACCACAAATCAATATGACTCAAGTTTCGTCATCCCAGCAGACAAGTACGCCGCAAACAACGCAAACTCAAGTAGTGCCCCACTACGACCAGCTTCCAGCCTCACATCGCTCTTCCTACCACAACAACACAGCGCAGCCGCCACTGCCAAAGGCAACACAAGGATGGGAGCAGCCTCGTGCATCTTCCTTTCCTGTCCAGGCTCCTACACCAGCACCTGCCCCCTATCCTGGTCTACAGCCACAGCTCGGAGCAGATTTGCTGATCGCCTCTGCCTTTGGCATTCCAAAGCCCACGCTACCAGTGTTCGAGAGCGGGCGTGAGAGTGACTTCGCTCTACTGAAGATGGCGCTGGACAGTCTCCTCAATAACCACAGTCATCTGAGTGAGCACTATAAATATCAAGTATTACTGAGCCATCTGAAGCTACCTAGTGCTCTCCAACTTGCCAAGGCGTACATGCACCACGTAAGCCCGTATACAGAAGCCCTCAATGCACTACAAGAAAAATATGGTCAACCGAGGCAGCTCATCCAGTCAGAGCTTGGTGCTATCCTGAACTCTCCTGCACTCAAGATAAGTGATGCTAACAGTTTTGACTCATTTGCTCTGTCCGTCCAGTCACTCGTGGGCATGCTAAGGACACTAGAAGGCTACAATGGCATTGAGCTCATGTGTGGATCACACGTCGACCGGCTGTTGAGTAAATTGCCTCCTCCTTACCGTGACAGCTTCGTAGAGTATTGCCTCAACCGAGGGATCCTACAGTCAGGCTCCGACCGAACCTACACGCTTCCTGATCTTGCTACCTGGCTCCAAGTCAAATCACAAGCCAAACGCATCTCCAGCCGTGCCGCAGCATTGTACCAGTCCGAGCCGAGCAAGCCAGCTAAAACTAAAAGGAACTTTAGCTCAACCATCGATAAGGAGCGGTCCACACCTGTGCTTCTCACGGCGAAGGAAGAGTGCCCTCATCCCAAGCCTGCTAAGCCTAAGCCACAGCCTTACTGTCCTCACTGTGACAACAAAGAACATTACCTGAACTCTTGTGAGAATTTCAAGAAGCTCACCCCCAGTCAGATTACCCAGTGGATCAAGGATGGAAACCGCTGCTGGAAATGCGGTCGCAGCCACCCCGTAGAGAACTGCAACCTCAAACGTCCTTGCAAGGTCTGCCAAGAACAGCATCTCACTGTCCTGCATGATTCTATCCACGAGACTTCCAATGCAGTCCTGGTGGTGAACCCAGCTTCCACGAAGGTCTACCTCGACCGACCCAACCGTGCACAGAGAGTGATGCTGAAGGTGGTGAAGATCCTCATTCATCATGCCAAGCAGACAATGGAAGCGTACGCAATTCTAGATGACGGCTCGGAACGTACGATCATCTTGTCACAAGCTCTCCAGTCCCTCAAGCTACCAGGAGTGCCGGAGACCCTTCCCATTCAGACAATACACCAGAATGTGAGACAGCTACAGGGCTTTACCGTCTCCTTTGAAGTGTCTCCTCTCTCCAAACCTAATGAGAGGTACCTCATCTCCAATGCCTTCTCTGCTGACGGATTGTGCTTTGCTGAGCACCACTACCCCATTGCTGCTCTACAGCAGGCACACAAGCACTTGCGGGGCATTCCACTGCAGGCTGTCAATCACGTGCATCCACTTATCCTCATTGGCTCCGACATGTGTCACCTCATCACTCCAGTGCAGCCGACCGTCCATGGGCCTCCAGATGGTCCAGTTGCAGTCTGCACACGCCTTGGCTGGTGCCTTCAAGGTCCCATGACTCCAGTACAGAGTCGTCACGGCGCATCTCGATGTCTGCATATCTCTACGGCTTCAATGAACACAGAGCTACTGCAGCATGTGCAACGCCTCTGGCAGCTGGACACTTTACCCTACTGCGAGAAAGCAGTTACGAGATCTAAGCTTGACCAACAAGCACTCAGTCTTCTCCAAGCCTCTACAGTCCGGGTAGACACAGGGGGAGCTTCACGCTATGCCACGCCACTCCTCCGCCGCTCTCCTCCTGTTCCACTACATGCTCCAAGGGAAGCAGCACTACCAAGCCTTCGTAGCACGGAACGTAGACTTGCCAAGGACCCATCAAAGGCCGCCACCTACTGTGCCGAAATCCAGAAACTGGAAGTAGCAGGCTACGTGGCAAAGATCACACCTGAAGAAGCACACAAGTCCACAGAGTCCTGGTATGTCCCGCACCACCTTGTTCATCATAATGGCAAGGACCGTATTGTCTTTAACTGCTCCTTTCAATACAAAGGGCAATCCCTAAACGAACAACTGCTCCCAGGCCCTACATTAGGTCCTACTTTGCTGGGGGTGCTCCTGAGGTTTCGCCAGCACAGCGTAGCCATCAGCGGCGACATCCGCAGTATGTTCCACCAGGTGCTTTTGCTTGCTGCTGACAAGCCCATCATGCGTTTCTTGTGGAGAAACATGCAGAGAGACGCAGAACCTGAGATTTACGAGTGGCAAGTCCTGCCTTTCGGGACCACATGCAGTCCGTGCTGTGCAACATACGCTCTGCAGCGACATGTGGAGGACTCCCAAGTCAGCCAACCAGAACTTGCAGAGGTTGTGACCCAAGCGTTCTATGTTGACAACTGTCTCTACAGCACACCTGATCCTGCACATGCCAAAGCCGTTGTGGACGGACTACGCAACCTCCTTGCCAAAGGTGGCTTCGAGATTAGACAGTGGGCGAGCAATCTGCCTTCAGTCATCGAACACTTGCCCTCTGATGCAAGATCAGTCAGTAGTGAGCTGTGGTTGTCCCGTGATAGTGCCAACCTGGATGAGCACACGCTGGGACTGCAGTGGAACTGTCTCGACGACACCATGGGCTACCGACATCGCTCACCCGAGCCTCTTCAGCCCACAATGAGAAACCTGTACAAAACTCTGGCAAGCCAATACGATCCATTAGGCTTCATAATACCCTTTACAACTACAGCCAAGGTTCTTATCCAAGATCTTTGGAAGCAAGATCTGAGCTGGGACGACCCCATCGAACATCACCAGCTTAAAGAGCAGTGGATGACATGGGTTGACCAGCTGCCCAATCTTCCTCAGGTGCAGTTGCCCAGAGCCTACACACCACCAAGTGCCGATACTTCCACAGTGACTAGGCAGCTCCACGTCTTCTGCGATGCCTCAGAGAGGGCGTACGGCTCTGCCGCTTACCTGCGAACAACTGACGACCAAGGTAAAGTCCATGTCGCCTTCGTCCTAGCCCGCTCCAGGGTCGCTCCCAAGAAGTGCCTTTCGATGCCTCGTCTTGAGCTCAGTGCGGCATTAACCGGAGCGCAACTCGTCAAGCTGCTTGAGACCGAACTCACCATCCCTATCCACCGAGTGGTCTGCTGGTCCGATTCCACCACCGTACTTCACTGGCTGCAGTCCGAATCGTGTCGCTATAAAGTTTTTGTTGGAACGCGGGTAGCAGAAATCCAGACACTGACCGACTCGACAAACTGGAGGTATGTGGATTCACCCCGTAATCCTGCCGATCACATCACTAGAGGCCTCACCTTGAAGGAGCTGTTGGGCCATCGCCAGTGGAGATTTGGGCCCAAATTTCTGTCCGGACCTCCAGACCAGTGGCCAACCATGCCCAATACATCTGCCGAACCAGATCACAGCGAGCTCAAGAAGAGTAGCTTCATCGGAGCGGTCTCAGAGATACCTAGCCTCCAGCTCCCTGACCCCAGCCAGTTCCCAACGTGGACGGAACTGGTTAAAGCTACTGTGCGCTCCCGTCATGGGGCGGCCGACGCTGGGTCTCAAATCGAAGCCACAGACTTCACCAGCGCTGAGAGAGCCTTGTTTGTCCAAGCTCAAGCAGAATCCTTTCCAGCAGAGGTTCAGGCTCTTAAGGCGCTCCGTCCATTCCCTTCAGGAAGCAGGCTTGGTTCTCTCGCTCCAGAGTACGAGCCAGAAACCGGTCTCGTCCGTGTCGGTGGCAGGCTTCGACGAGCTACCGATCTTGATGTTGAATCGGTCCATCCTATCGTTCTGGATCCCAAGCACTCTCTCACAAAGTTGCTCATTAAAGACTGTGATGAAAGACTCCACCATCCAGGTACAGAACGCGTCCTCGCCGAGCTGCGGCGCCAATTCTGGATCCTAAGAGGGCGTGAGGCAATCCGCAAGCACCAGTACAGCTGCCGAGAGTGTCAGTTCTGGCGGGCTAAACCCCAAAGTCCAAGAATGGCAGATCTCCCGCCTGCCAGACTGAGGCTCTACAAACCTCCCTTCTACTCAGTTGGAGTGGACTGTTTTGGCCCATTCCTTGTGAAGATCGGTCGTCGCCGAGAAAAGAGATGGGGCATTCTATTTAAATGCATGACTACCAGGTGCCTCCACTTAGACCTCCTCGAGAGCTTAGACTCTGACGCCTTCCTGCTCTGCCTTCGCCGCTTCGTGGCTCGTCGAGGGAGGCCATTTGAGGTTCTATGCGATAATGGCACTAACTTCACCGGTGGTAGCCGCGAACTCCAAGAGGCTTTCCAGGCAATGAGCCCTCAACTCCAAGCACAACTAGCAGAGCAGAAGATACAGTTCCGGTTCAATCCACCAGCCGCTCCGCACTTCGGGGGAACATGGGAGAGGGAGGTGAGATCAATCAAAGCCTCCCTGAGAGTTGTATTGAAGGAGCAAGTCATTCCGGAACCCGTTCTACGAACCCTGCTCATCGAAGTAGAAGGCATACTGAACGCCAAGCCACTTGGCTATGTATCGACGGACATCGCCGATCCTGACCCAATAACGCCGAACATGCTACTCATGGGACGCAGAGATTCGTCACTTCCACAAGCCATCTACGACAGCGAAGACCTTCTGGGGCGACGTCGGTGGAGGCATAGCCAGGTGCTTGCTGACAACTTCTGGTCATCTTTCGTCCGCCAGTACCTGCCAGGTCTACAAGATCGTCCAAAGTGGCAGTCAGACTCCAAGGAGCTCACTGTTGGTCAGGTGGTCCTCGTCGTTGATCCTCGATTTCCGAGAGCATCCTGGCCAGTGGGCACCATAACAGAGACCTTCCCTGCTCCAGATGGTAGAGTACGTACAGCTGCTGTTAAGGTAAGGGAGAAGATCTATACCCGTCCGGTCATCCGCTTGATTCCTCTTCCTCGGCTGAGCGAAGAAGATAACGGCGATCGCAGCAGTCTTCCTGAGGATGGACAATTATCCTGA
- the nmnat3 gene encoding nicotinamide/nicotinic acid mononucleotide adenylyltransferase 3 isoform X1, whose product MGVLKIKMRLYRVIVLERKNYSQGPFAILRRSLTKMPIQRVPLVLLACGSFNPITNQHMRLFELARDHMYNTGQYQVVGGIVSPVSDSYGKQGLVLAKHRIAMAKMALQSSSWVKVDEWESQQSDWTETVVTMRYHYGRILNEYEQRIHDDSSGNSSPSQSIPPQLKLLCGADFLETFKIPSLWRDDHMEEVVGRFGLVCVSRGGLQPEQTVHESDTLWRHRQNIFQVKEWVRNEISATEVRRALRRGLSVKYLIPDSVIEYIEQHKLYTEDSERRNEGMALRPLAKQAQQPLESLND is encoded by the exons ATGGGCGtcctcaaaataaaaatgaggctTTACAGAGTAATAGTTTTAGAAAGGAAAAACTACAGTCAAG GTCCTTTTGCCATTTTGAGAAGGTCTTTAACCAAAATGCCCATCCAGCGTGTGCCGCTAGTCTTGTTAGCCTGCGGATCCTTCAATCCTATCACCAACCAGCACATGAGACTGTTTGAGCTTGCCAGAGACCACATGTACAACACAG GCCAGTACCAAGTGGTGGGTGGCATCGTGTCTCCTGTGAGTGACAGCTACGGGAAGCAAGGCCTAGTGCTGGCAAAGCACAGGATTGCCATGGCAAAGATGGCGCTACAGAGCTCAAGCTGGGTCAAAGTCGACGAATGGGAGAGCCAGCAGTCTGATTGGACTGAAACGGTGGTCACCATGAG GTATCATTATGGTCGTATTCTAAACGAGTATGAACAGAGGATACATGACGACTCCAGTGGAAACAGCAGTCCCTCTCAAA GCATTCCTCCTCAGCTCAAGCTTCTGTGTGGAGCCGATTTCCTGGAAACATTCAAGATTCCCAGCCTTTGGCGGGATGACCACATGGAGGAGGTGGTCGGGCGCTTCGGCTTGGTGTGTGTTAGTCGAGGGGGGTTGCAGCCCGAGCAGACGGTGCACGAATCCGACACCCTCTGGCGCCACAGACAAAACATTTTCCAG GTGAAAGAATGGGTGAGGAACGAGATCAGCGCAACAGAGGTCCGGCGCGCTCTCAGGCGAGGCTTGAGCGTCAAATACCTGATCCCAGACTCTGTAATAGAATACATTGAGCAGCACAAGCTGTACACCGAGGACAGCGAGAGGCGAAATGAGGGCATGGCTCTGAGGCCGCTGGCCAAACAAGCGCAGCAGCCCCTGGAGAGTCTGAACGACTGA
- the nmnat3 gene encoding nicotinamide/nicotinic acid mononucleotide adenylyltransferase 3 isoform X2 encodes MPIQRVPLVLLACGSFNPITNQHMRLFELARDHMYNTGQYQVVGGIVSPVSDSYGKQGLVLAKHRIAMAKMALQSSSWVKVDEWESQQSDWTETVVTMRYHYGRILNEYEQRIHDDSSGNSSPSQSIPPQLKLLCGADFLETFKIPSLWRDDHMEEVVGRFGLVCVSRGGLQPEQTVHESDTLWRHRQNIFQVKEWVRNEISATEVRRALRRGLSVKYLIPDSVIEYIEQHKLYTEDSERRNEGMALRPLAKQAQQPLESLND; translated from the exons ATGCCCATCCAGCGTGTGCCGCTAGTCTTGTTAGCCTGCGGATCCTTCAATCCTATCACCAACCAGCACATGAGACTGTTTGAGCTTGCCAGAGACCACATGTACAACACAG GCCAGTACCAAGTGGTGGGTGGCATCGTGTCTCCTGTGAGTGACAGCTACGGGAAGCAAGGCCTAGTGCTGGCAAAGCACAGGATTGCCATGGCAAAGATGGCGCTACAGAGCTCAAGCTGGGTCAAAGTCGACGAATGGGAGAGCCAGCAGTCTGATTGGACTGAAACGGTGGTCACCATGAG GTATCATTATGGTCGTATTCTAAACGAGTATGAACAGAGGATACATGACGACTCCAGTGGAAACAGCAGTCCCTCTCAAA GCATTCCTCCTCAGCTCAAGCTTCTGTGTGGAGCCGATTTCCTGGAAACATTCAAGATTCCCAGCCTTTGGCGGGATGACCACATGGAGGAGGTGGTCGGGCGCTTCGGCTTGGTGTGTGTTAGTCGAGGGGGGTTGCAGCCCGAGCAGACGGTGCACGAATCCGACACCCTCTGGCGCCACAGACAAAACATTTTCCAG GTGAAAGAATGGGTGAGGAACGAGATCAGCGCAACAGAGGTCCGGCGCGCTCTCAGGCGAGGCTTGAGCGTCAAATACCTGATCCCAGACTCTGTAATAGAATACATTGAGCAGCACAAGCTGTACACCGAGGACAGCGAGAGGCGAAATGAGGGCATGGCTCTGAGGCCGCTGGCCAAACAAGCGCAGCAGCCCCTGGAGAGTCTGAACGACTGA